A single window of Paenibacillus sp. SYP-B4298 DNA harbors:
- a CDS encoding ABC transporter ATP-binding protein codes for MIECEGLVKIYKSDDLEVVALQGLNLSVRKGEMMAIIGNSGSGKSTLLNTLGGLDRPSAGSVRVGKWDLLKITDDNLVHYKRDTVGFIWQNNARNLLPYLTALENVEMPMILAGKLDRPYAKQLLEWVGLKERMKNKLHQLSGGEQQRVAIAISLANKPELLLADEPTGSVDSRTSDMIMDIFRKFNSELGITIVIVTHDLSLAGKVDRVVAIRDGLTSTEFIKRNPNLDHAADAHGMGALQQVHEEYVVVDRVGRMQIPKDYLQALDITDKASLEFDGEKIIISAPKPLEGETK; via the coding sequence GTGATCGAATGTGAAGGCCTAGTTAAAATCTACAAGTCCGATGATCTCGAGGTAGTCGCGCTCCAGGGCTTGAATCTGTCCGTTCGCAAGGGCGAGATGATGGCAATTATCGGCAACAGCGGCAGCGGCAAATCAACGTTGCTTAATACGCTGGGGGGGCTTGACCGCCCCTCGGCCGGTTCCGTTCGCGTCGGCAAGTGGGATCTGCTCAAGATCACCGACGACAATCTGGTTCACTACAAGCGCGATACCGTCGGCTTCATCTGGCAGAACAATGCCCGCAACCTGCTGCCGTATCTGACTGCGCTGGAAAATGTGGAGATGCCGATGATTCTTGCCGGCAAGCTCGATCGGCCCTATGCCAAGCAACTGCTGGAGTGGGTCGGGCTCAAGGAGCGGATGAAGAACAAGCTGCATCAGCTCTCCGGTGGGGAGCAGCAGCGCGTAGCCATTGCGATCTCTCTGGCTAACAAGCCGGAGCTGCTGTTGGCTGATGAGCCGACAGGCTCAGTCGATAGCCGCACCTCCGATATGATTATGGACATTTTTCGCAAGTTCAACTCCGAGCTTGGCATTACAATCGTAATCGTGACGCATGACCTGTCGCTGGCTGGCAAGGTAGACCGGGTGGTTGCTATCCGCGACGGTCTGACGAGCACAGAGTTCATCAAGCGTAATCCGAACCTGGACCATGCTGCCGATGCACACGGCATGGGTGCGCTGCAGCAGGTGCATGAGGAGTATGTTGTTGTCGACCGGGTCGGCAGGATGCAGATTCCGAAGGATTATTTGCAGGCGCTCGATATTACAGACAAGGCGTCGCTAGAATTTGACGGTGAGAAGATCATTATATCCGCACCGAAACCATTAGAGGGGGAAACAAAATGA